Proteins encoded together in one Undibacterium sp. CCC3.4 window:
- the fba gene encoding class II fructose-bisphosphate aldolase (catalyzes the reversible aldol condensation of dihydroxyacetonephosphate and glyceraldehyde 3-phosphate in the Calvin cycle, glycolysis, and/or gluconeogenesis): protein MPLVSMRQLLDHAAENGYGLPAFNVNNLEQVTAIMEAANEVGAPVIMQASAGARKYAGEAFLRHLIEAAVEAYPHIPVVMHQDHGQSPAVCMAAIKSGFTSVMMDGSLMEDGKSVASYEYNVEVSREVVKFSHSIGVTVEAELGVLGSLETMMGDKEDGHGADGKMTREQLLTDVQQAADFVMRTQCDALAIAIGTSHGAYKFSRKPTGDILAIDRIKEIHARIPNTHLVMHGSSSVPQELLEEIRQFGGDMKETYGVPVEEIVIGIAHGVRKINIDTDIRLAMTGAIRRYLIENPGKFDPRDYLKPAREAAKLVVKARYLAFGCEGQAAKIKPMSLESIAAQYRSGALSQIVK, encoded by the coding sequence ATGCCTCTCGTATCGATGCGTCAACTGTTGGACCACGCCGCTGAAAATGGCTATGGTTTGCCTGCGTTTAACGTCAACAACCTCGAACAGGTTACCGCCATCATGGAAGCGGCCAATGAAGTCGGCGCGCCGGTGATCATGCAAGCTTCGGCTGGTGCACGCAAGTATGCTGGCGAAGCCTTTTTGCGTCACCTGATCGAAGCGGCGGTAGAAGCCTATCCGCATATTCCGGTGGTGATGCATCAAGATCACGGCCAGTCGCCGGCAGTCTGCATGGCCGCGATCAAATCTGGCTTCACTTCGGTGATGATGGATGGTTCCTTGATGGAAGACGGTAAAAGCGTCGCCAGCTATGAATACAACGTCGAAGTCTCGCGCGAAGTAGTCAAGTTTTCGCACTCGATTGGGGTGACAGTGGAAGCCGAACTCGGTGTGCTCGGCTCGCTCGAAACCATGATGGGCGATAAAGAAGATGGTCATGGCGCCGATGGCAAAATGACGCGTGAACAATTGCTCACCGATGTGCAGCAAGCTGCCGATTTCGTCATGCGTACTCAGTGTGATGCCTTGGCCATCGCCATCGGTACTTCGCATGGCGCGTACAAGTTTTCGCGCAAGCCTACCGGCGATATTCTGGCGATCGACCGTATCAAAGAAATTCATGCCCGTATTCCAAATACCCATTTGGTGATGCATGGTTCTTCATCGGTACCGCAAGAATTGCTGGAAGAAATACGCCAGTTCGGCGGCGACATGAAAGAAACTTATGGCGTGCCGGTAGAAGAAATTGTGATCGGCATCGCCCATGGCGTACGCAAGATCAATATCGATACCGATATTCGTTTGGCCATGACTGGTGCGATTCGTCGTTACCTGATCGAAAATCCGGGCAAGTTTGACCCGCGTGATTACCTCAAGCCGGCGCGTGAAGCGGCAAAGCTGGTGGTTAAAGCGCGTTATCTGGCCTTCGGTTGCGAAGGGCAAGCGGCAAAAATCAAGCCGATGTCACTCGAGAGCATCGCCGCGCAGTATAGAAGCGGTGCCTTGTCGCAAATCGTCAAGTAA
- the pyk gene encoding pyruvate kinase: MLRATKIVATIGPASNDVATLKRMISAGVNVVRLNFSHGKAQDHIDRASMVRQAAAECGREIAIMADLQGPKIRIGKFENNRIQIENGDKFILDADCMLGTQERVGLDYKALPRDVRPADVLLLNDGLIVLVVDKIIGNEIHTIVKIGGELSNNKGINRQGGGLTAPALTAKDMEDIKTAMSFQADYVAVSFPKNATDMEMARQLSNIAGEPYGHKPMMIAKIERAEAIPLLQEILDASDGIMVARGDLAVEVGNAAVPALQKRMIKMARASNKLAITATQMMESMIVNAVPTRAEVSDVANAVLDGTDAVMTSAETASGKYPIETVEAMSAICLEAEKFQEYKLDADFLNLTFTRIDQSIAYGALFTAHHLGVKAIVALTESGSTALWMSRHSINVPLFALTPSVATQRKAALYRNVRTFNLPYSSDREAVLKAAETVLLENGIVVHGDTIVVTWGEPMGQVGGTNAMKIVKIGDH; encoded by the coding sequence TGATTAGCGCCGGCGTGAATGTCGTACGGCTGAATTTTTCACATGGTAAGGCACAGGATCACATCGATCGCGCCAGCATGGTTCGTCAAGCAGCCGCCGAATGCGGTCGCGAGATCGCCATCATGGCCGATTTGCAGGGCCCGAAAATTCGTATCGGTAAATTTGAAAATAATCGTATCCAGATTGAAAACGGTGACAAATTCATCCTCGATGCCGATTGCATGCTCGGTACACAAGAACGCGTCGGCCTCGATTACAAAGCCTTGCCGCGCGATGTGCGGCCGGCCGATGTGTTGTTGCTCAATGATGGTTTGATCGTCTTGGTGGTGGATAAAATCATCGGCAATGAAATTCATACCATTGTTAAAATCGGTGGCGAACTGTCGAATAACAAGGGCATCAATCGCCAAGGCGGCGGCTTGACTGCGCCGGCTTTGACTGCCAAAGATATGGAAGATATCAAAACAGCGATGTCATTCCAAGCCGATTATGTCGCGGTATCGTTTCCAAAAAATGCTACCGACATGGAAATGGCGCGGCAACTGTCGAATATCGCCGGCGAGCCGTACGGACATAAGCCGATGATGATCGCCAAAATCGAACGTGCCGAAGCGATTCCGCTGCTGCAAGAAATTCTCGACGCATCCGACGGCATCATGGTCGCACGCGGTGATTTGGCGGTCGAAGTCGGCAATGCGGCCGTACCGGCGCTGCAAAAACGCATGATCAAAATGGCCCGCGCTTCCAACAAGCTCGCCATCACGGCGACGCAGATGATGGAATCGATGATCGTCAATGCCGTGCCGACCCGTGCTGAAGTCTCGGATGTCGCCAATGCCGTACTCGATGGCACCGATGCCGTGATGACCTCGGCCGAAACCGCCTCGGGCAAGTATCCGATCGAAACGGTCGAAGCGATGTCGGCGATCTGTCTGGAAGCAGAAAAATTCCAAGAATACAAGCTCGATGCGGATTTCCTGAATCTGACTTTCACTCGCATCGATCAGTCGATCGCCTACGGTGCGCTGTTTACCGCGCATCATCTCGGCGTGAAAGCGATTGTCGCCTTGACTGAATCGGGTTCAACCGCCTTGTGGATGAGCCGTCACAGCATCAATGTGCCGCTGTTTGCGCTCACACCTAGCGTTGCTACGCAACGTAAGGCGGCCTTATACCGGAATGTCCGCACCTTCAATTTGCCGTATTCCAGCGATCGCGAAGCAGTGCTCAAGGCAGCCGAAACGGTGTTGCTCGAAAATGGCATCGTGGTGCATGGCGATACCATCGTCGTCACTTGGGGTGAGCCTATGGGCCAGGTCGGCGGAACGAATGCAATGAAAATCGTCAAAATTGGCGACCACTGA